The Streptomyces sp. GSL17-111 region GGCTTCGGCATCGGTTTCCAGGGCGTCTTCGGGATGAGCTGGATCCAGCGCAACATCCACGGCTCGGTGCTCAGCCGCGTCATCTCCGTGGACATGGTGATCGGGTACGCCGTCGCCCCGCTCTCCCTCGTGCTCTGCGGCTCGCTGGCCCGGACGGGCACGGACACGCTGTTCGCCTTCTCGGCCGTGCTGCTCAGCCTGACGGCGCTCGGGGTGCTCAGCTCCAGGACCGTGCGCGGCATGCGCTGACCCAGCCGCCCCGCCGTCCTCACCGCCCCGCCGCCCCGCCGTCGCCCGCGCGACGCGCGGGGCGGCGGGGTTTCAGGAGGCCAGCGCGGCCGCCAACTCGCACAGGGCCGCCCGGTTCGGGCGGCCCGTCTTGGTGCCGAGGGCGGCGATGTGCTTCTCCACGGTGCGCGGCGATATGTAGAGGCGGTCGGCGATGTCCTTGTTGCCCAGCCGCTCCGCCAGAAGCTGGAACACCTCGTACTCGCGCACCGTGACGCCCTGCGTGCGCAGCTCGTCGGGGATGCGGCTCGCGCCGCTGCGCCGCTGGTGCACCGGGGCGCCCATGCCGCGCAGCGCCGCGCGCGAGGCGTTCGCCACGGCCGTCACCGCGTTCTGGTGGAAGTGGAGTTCGGCCTTGCGCAGCCAGGCCACCGGCTCCCCCCAGCCGCTCTCGTGGGCGGCCTCGGCGATCAGCCGCAGCCCCAGGTGCAGCGCCGTCGGGTACGGCGCGGCGACCCGCAACGCCTCCGCGACGGCCGCCTCCGCCGCGTCCCCGCGCCCGTCCCGGCCCAGCAGGACCGCGTCCGCGAAGAGCAGGAACTGCCGGTTCCAGCGCATCCGCCCGGGGGCGGTCGCGGCGACCTCCTCGAACCGGCCCCGGTCGGCCTCCCCCGCCAGCACCTCCAGCAGCAGCCCGATGCCGTACCGGCCGCTGAGGTAGTAGGTGCTGGGGTTGGCGTCCTCCAGCGCGGCGACGGCCCGCAGCTCCGCCAGCGCCCCGGCCCGGTCCTCCTCCAGGAGCGAGCAGAACGCCCGGGCCAGCCCCCGGGTCAGCGGCTCCTCCTGCGACCCGCTGCCGTCCCACTCGGCGAACGCCGCCAGCGCGCCGTCCATGGCCGCCCGGTCGCCCAGGTGCGCGGCCCGGGTCGCCTGCGCCATCAGCACGTACCGGCTCGCCGGGGCCAGCCGGAGCCGCTGGACGACCGCCAGACACTCCCGGCCGGCCTCCCGTGCCGCGTCGAACTCGCCGCGCAGGACGGCGTCGAGGATCAGGATGCCGTCGATGGTGTAGACGATGGTGGCCGAACCGAGCCGCTGCGCCTCGTTCCGTGCCGCGAGCAGCCCGTCCGTACTGCCCTCCGTCAGCCAGCTGTTCCCGCCGATGCGGGTCAGCGCGTACATGCGCTGCACCGGCAGCTGGTGGCGCTCCGCGGTGCTCAGCGCCGACTGGAGCAGGGCCGAGGCCTCGTCGAAGTCCCGCTCCCGGGCCAGCGTCGCCAGGAGCTCCCAGGCCTGGCAGACGACGGTGGCCATCCCGTGCCGTTCGGCCGCCTGGAGCGCCGAGTAGGCCAGCTTCTCCGCCAGTTGGGTACGGTCCGGGCCGGGGGTGTCCAGGGCGAGGTAGGCGGCCGTCACGTCGATGGGCGCGGTGGACCGCTCGTCGGGACCCTCGCCCAGCAGAGCCCGGGCACGGGCGATCTGCCGGTTGCCGTCCTCCCACCGGCCGGAGGTGTGGGCCACCTTGGCGAGCCGGGTGTGGAGCACCGCCAGCCGCTGGGCGCTCAGCCCGCTGCCACCGGGGGTGTGGAGGTGCTCCGCGAAGCTGAAGGCCTGCGCGAAGTCCCCGGCCTCGGCGAGCGCCGGGAGCAACGCCTCCAGGACCTCCGTGCGGCGGGCGGTGTCCTGGTTCCCGGCGAGGAGCCGTTCGGCGCGGCCCAGGAGGGTGACCGCCGAACCGATCGCCCCGGCCGCCAGGGCGCGCAGCCCGGCGTCCGCGAACAGCCGTCCGGCCTCACCGTCCGCGCCCGCCTGCTCGCGCAGTTCGGCCGCCAGCGGGCACCACTCGCCCTCCAGCGCGGGGTGCAGCTTCTGGACGGCGTCCGCCGCGCGGCCCGCCATCTCGGCCCGGTTGCCCGGCGTGAGCTGGGTCATCAGCGCCTCGGCGGTCAGCGCGTGCCGGAACGCGTACCAGTCCGGTGCGGGTTCGTCCGACACGACGAGCTGGGCCGCCACCCCCGCGTGCAGGTGGCTCAGCAGGCCGCGGTCGTCGATGCCGGTCATCCGCTGGAGCACGGTCAGCGGGAACCGTCTGCCGATCACGGCGGCGGCCGAGAGGAGGGTCAGCCCCTGCGGCCCCAGCCGGTCGATGCGCCGCAGGATGCCCCGGGCGAGGGCCGTGGAGACGTCGCTGCGCAGGCTGCCCACGACGCGCCAGCCCTCGTCGCCGCGCACCAGCGCGCCACTGCTGATCAGACCCTGGAGCAGTTCCTCGACGAGGAAGGGGCTCCCGGCGCTGTCGTCCCACAGCCGCTCCAGGACCTCCGGCGGCACCTGCTCGGGCTCGGTGCCGAGCTGGGCGGCGACGACGCCCCCCACCTCGGTGCGGGTCAGCGGCGCCAGCTCCAGCACGGCGCCCGCGCCGCGCCGTCCGGCGGCCTCCGCCATGTCGAGCGCGTCGCACGGCTCCGTGCGGATCGTGGCCAGGAGCACGACGTTGGTGTACTCCAGGTTGTCCACCAGGTACTCGACGACCGCGAGCGTCTCGGGGTCGGCGTCGTGCAGGTCCTCCAGCAGCAGGAGTTGACCGTGCTCCTTCCCCGTGGCGATGAGCAGCCGCAGCACCGCCTCCCCGAGGATGACCATGGAACTGTCTTCCTGGGTGTCGCTGCTCCAGTCCGGGATGATCCGGCCGAGCGTCGGCCGGTAGGGGCCGAGCGGCAGGTCGTCCAGCGGCTCCCCGCTCCGGAAGAGCGTCATCAGCGCTTCGGTCAGCGGCCGGAAGGGCACCGTGGGGCCCGTGGTGCTGCTGCGGCCCCGCAGGACCCGCATCCCCGAGCCGAACGCCGTCCCCGCGGCCTCGGCCGCCAGCCGGGACTTGCCGATGCCCGCCTCCCCCACGAGGAAGACGACCCCGCCGCGGCCCTCCCGGGCGTCGGTCAGCGCCCGGCCGATCTCCGACAGCTCCGGGTCACGACCGACGATGAACCGCGTACGGGAACGCATGAGCGGTCATGGTAGTCAGCGGGCATCTCGACGTGAAGCGTTCGTGTGCGCCCTACATCCGGCTCCGACAATCGGAACTGCGGATTCCGGACCGCCGGGACCGGAGTCCGGACCGGAGTCCGGAGCCCGGTCCGGGCCACGACGGACGGACGGTCAGGACGGCGCCGAGACGCTGGTGTCCATCTGGCTGAGCGTCACGACGACGCCGCTGGTGAGCACGAGCCCGGCGAGCACTCTGGCCCGCGCGCAGGCCCGGTTGCGGCCGCTCAGCGTGACCTGGCCGGCGGGGTCCTCGACGCCGCCGGGCTGGGCGGGGACGGCCTCGGTCGCCTCGGCGGTGGCGGCGGTGGCGGTGGCGGTGGCGGCGGTGACCGGGTGCTTCTGCATGATGACGACCTTTCTGCGGGAGAGGTGGGACGTACGAGCGGTTCCGGTTCAGGTGGTGCGCGACCCCCCGGGCGACGCCGGGGCGGTGTCGAGGAGCAGGACGGACGGGACCCGGTCCGGGAACGCCAGCCGTAGCAGCGCGTACCCGATGCCGGAGAGGCCGGTGAGGAAACCGGGGGAGGGGACGTGGTCGGGGGTGCCGCAGCGGTGACCGTGCTGGTCCAGCCGGCCCAGCACCTCCCCGGTGCGGTAGGTCAGGGCGGAGCGGATCTCCCCGGTGCGCGGGTGGTCCACGGCGGCCAGGGCGGCCAGCGCCTCCAGCGAACCGAGGACGCCGTGCCGCAGGCTCAGGTCGGGGGCGTGGGCGGGGACGTCCAGCCGGGCGGCGCACGTCTCCAGCCGCGCGGCGGACGCCTCCGCTCCCACCGTCCCCGCCGTGTCGGCGGCGGCCAGGGCGACACCGGCCAGACCGGAGTACCAGCCGAGCTCCGTCGGCCGCTCCAGGGCCGCGTCGACCGCGCGGCCCAGCAGTTCGCCCCCGACGGCTGCGTGCGCCGAGGCCGGAAGGCGGTCCACTGCGGCGGCGCTCCCGGCGTCCGTCGCCCGCCGCACGGCGGCGTACCGCAGCAGGGCCCAGCCGATGCCGGCGTCCCCCTCGGCGAATCCGTGCGTCCCGGCGCGGGGGTGGGCCTGGGGCTCGGAGCCGGGGGCCGGGCGCCGTCCGACGCGGGCCAGCAGCCGGTCGGCCAGCCGCCTGGCCGTCTCCCCCGCCCCTGGGGCGGCGTTCGCCCGGTGCACCGCGACGGCGGCGGCCACGGCACCGGCCAGACCCTCCGCGATCCCGTCACCGGCCGGGAGGCCGAGGTCACCGGCGGCTTCTCCGTCGGTGACCTCGGCCGCGAGTTCCAGGGCGGACAGCGCGTCCGGGAGGCAGCCGGCCAGGTCCTCGCCCACGATGGGCGCCAGACGCGCCACCGTGTAGACGATGCCGCTCAGGCCGTGCAGGGCGCCCGGCCCCACGGCGGCGCTCAGCTCCGGTTCCTTGGCCAGCGCGGCCAGCAGCAGCGGCAGCGGCCGGACGGCCTCGGCGGCCAGCTCGGTGTACCGGTCGGCGTCCGCCAGCACCCCGAGCTGCGCCAGGAACAGGGCCACGCCGCAGTACCCCTGCGCGAGTCCGCCGCCCATGGGCAGGACGGCCCAGTGCTGACCCGAAACCTGTTCGAGACCCAGCCAGTTGACCCGGCCGCCGCTGTGCACGGCGCGGGCCGCGATCTCGTCCGCGACGCCGCACGCCGCGCTGAGCAGCCGTGACGGCTCGGGCGCCACCGCCGGAGCGGACGGTCCCGTGAGGACCGAACGGGCCCCGCGCGAGCTGAGGTTCGCTCCGGTGACGGCGAGCGTCGCCGAGATCACCCACTCCTGGTCGTGGCGGTCCACCTCGCCCATGGCCGCGATCTTGTCCAGCGCGGTGCGCAGACCCGGCACCGGCAGCACGTCCTCCAGGACGTCGCCCCGCGAGGTGAGGACCGCCGTCCGCGCCGGGTGGTGGAGGAACAGGGGGACGTCGCCGCCCCACAGGTCGGCGATCTCGTCCTCGACGAGCCGCTGCCGGGCCGGGTCCTGCGCGGACTCGGTGCACAGCAGCGAGAACACGACGTCGCGCGTCAGGGCGTCCCGCAGCACCTCCGGGTGCGCCGACTCGTCCAGCAGCGTCGTGTAGAGGCGCGTCGAGCGGGCGATCAGCCGGCCGGGCGCCTCGCACCGGCGCCCCAGCGGTCCGTCCTCCCCGAGCAGCTCCTCCCGGTGGCCGACGACCGCGTCGTACCCGGCGCGGAAGCCCTCCAGCAGCGCCGCCCGGTGGTCCGCGTGCCCCCGGCCCGCCGTCCGGCCGCGCAGCCGGGGCCGGTTCTGGCCCTGCGGGCTCTCCACCCGGCCGCGCAGCACCCGCATCTCGTCCGTGCCGACGCCCTCCCAGCGCATCGCCGCACTCGGGTAGCCGCCCCCGGCCCCGCCCCCGAGGGCGGAGATGTCCAGGGCGCCGTCCTCCCCGATGAGGAGGCTCGGCAGCAGGCAGGTGCGGTGCACCGAGGCGGCCAGCGCGTCGGCCGCCGGGTCGGCGCCCGCCGTCACGGCCGGGGAGAGCCCGGCGTGCAGCAGCGTCTCGGCGTCGACGACGACGGGCTGGTCCCGGCAGGCGATCACGTTCTCGTAGTGCATGTCGACGCCGTCCAGCGCGTACAGCAGCGCCAGCAGCGCGCCCTGCCGCCGGTAGAAGACGTCCAGCTCCGTGGCCGACTCGCACGGCGTGTGCTCCACGAACTCCAGCCAGCCGTACCCGGCGCCGTGCACCGAGCGCGGCGTGCGCAGCCCCAGCCCCGGCACCCGGCCGTTCGCCCAGGCCACCACCTCGTCCAGCAGCGCGTGCTGGCCCAGCGGCCGGGGCTTGTGGACGACGGTGCCGCCTCCGGCGAAGTGCACGACGGCCACCGCCCGGTGGCCCTGGTGGGCGTCGCCCCGGCCGAAGTCGATCCGGTGGACGGCGCCCGGGTCGGTGCCCCCGAAGAGGCCCTCGGCGATCCGGCTCCGGTCGGCCACCAGGCGGCGCAGCAGCTCCACCGTGTTGCGCGCGGCGTTGTGGCAGGTCACGGCCAGCATCCGGGCCAGGACCGGGTAGCGGGTGAACAGCGTCGTGAGGCCCTGGCGGGTGCCGGCCCCGGCGACGAACGCCGCGAACCGCTCCCGCGACGTCCCGCCCGCCAGCACCCCGGCCGTCCGCGCCCGGTGCAGCTGCGTGACCAGGGACCGGGCCGCCAGGTGGGCCAGGCGCTTCCCCAGGCTCCGCTCGAACCCCTCGCGGACGGCCGCCAGTTCGTCGTGCGGCAGCTCCGGCTCCAGCCGCTCCTCCGCCGCCGCCCAGGCCGCCCGGATCAGCGGGCGCAGCACGGGCAGGAACACCTCGGCGCCCTCGGCGTCCGGAGTGCCGTCGGTCTCCGGCGTCTCCTCGCTCTCCCGCGTCTCCTCCGCCGGCCATTCCGGTGCCGACGCGACCACGCGCTCGGCGTACCGCGCCCACTCCGGCTTGGCGGCGCGTTCCGCCAGTCGCTCGGGGGTCTCCGCCGCCAGCGCCCTGGCCACGTCCTCGCCGAGCCCGAGGCCCGCGAGCCGGGCCGCGAAGCCGTCCACGTCCCCCAGCGACCACGCGGCGGGCCGGGGGCGGGCGGCGTCACCCTGCCGGGGACGGGGCGCCCCCGGGGCGGCGAGTCGCTCCCGCAGGTTCAGGCCCGGCGCCCACCAGAACGGGGGGAGGCCGCCCACCTGGGGCTCTTCGGCAGTGGCGGTGTCAGTCACACCAAGAAAGTTCGCAGAGCCCGCCGCCGCGCACATGGGGGCTCGGCCCCCATATTCCGCACGCGGCCCCCCAGGCCCCGTCCGCACCCCGCCCGATCTGCGGCGCGGCCACCGGCGGCACACCGCACCGCCACCGCAGTCTCCCCACTGCGGCTCGCGCTCCGCTCGCGCCGCGCTCGAACCCGTCCGCCGTTCCCCACCCCCGTCCGCGCCGGTCGCACGGGCCGCACGGGCGGGGGTGGCCAAAAATGGGGGGAGCGGCCCGATGTCGCCACCGGCCCGCTCGCCGCAGCCTGGTACCCGTTCCCCTTCCGCCACCACACCGGCCGGCGGACGACCCCACGGAGGACCACATGGGCGACCCCGTACCCGTCGACGTCGTCGCACTCGACCCGGTGCTCGAAGCCGGCACCAAGGCCACACTGCTCTCCTGCCCACAGGTGCGGCTGGTCGACCCGGACGACGACCCGCGCGTCGTCGTCATCACCGCGGACGCCCTGGGCCGCGCCGAGCTGGACGTCCTGCGCACCGTCCGGGACACGCCCGCACGTCCCGACGTGGTCCTCGTCGCCGCCGAGCCGGCCCCGGCCGACACGCTGCACGCCCTCGCCGCCGGCGCCCGGGGCCTGCTGCGCCGCCGCGAGGCCGACCCCACCCGCCTCGCCCGCGCCGTCCTGGCCGCCGCCCGGGGCGACTGCACGCTGCCGCCGGACCTCCTCGACCTCCTCCTCGAACACTCCGTCTCCCGGGCCACGGCCCCCTGGGCGGCGGCAGGTCTCGACGACCGGGAGCGCTCCGTGCTGCGGATGGTGGCCGACGGGCACGAGACCAGCGAGATCGCCGAGCGGCTCTGCTACTCCCCCCGGACCGTCACCACGATCGTCCACGACATCACCCAGCGGTTCCGGCTGCGCAACCGCGCGCACGCCGTGGCCTACGCGCTGCGGGCGGGTCTGCTGTGACCGCCACCGCCACCACGACCGCCGGAGGACCCCGCCCGCCGTCGGACGACCCCGTCGAGATGCCCTACTCCGACCTCGTCCGCCTGCTCGGCCGGGCCACGTCCCCGCCCGGCGCGGCCCACCGGCCGGAGGCGCCCCGGCTGACCGCCCGCCAGACCGCCGTCCTCACCCTCATGGCGGAGGGCCACGCCAACACGGCCATAGCCCGCACGCTGTCCTGCTCGGAGCACACCGTGAAGAACGTCATCTACGAGCTGATGTCGCGCCTGCACGCGCGCAACCGCTCCCACGCCGTGGCGCGCGCCCTCCACCACAGCCTCATCTGATCGTCCACCTGCCAAGTCGCCCTGTTTGCTTGAGGTTTGAACGAACCAGGGTGACCACGGGGGTAGGTGTTGTGAAGTGGCTCACACTTGCCTCTGGCAGGTTCGTTCCCCGGCCCCGTGCGGGATGATTCCCAGCGGATACCCGTTAGTAGCCAGCACGTCGACCGAGTCCGCCGCCGCCATCCCCCACGTCGTGACTCCCGTCCTGGAGGGGCCGTTGTCGTCGAACACCATCAAGAACGCCGTGCACGGGGACATCTCCGTCGGCACGGTTCTGGCCTGGACCAAGCGGTACACCGACCAGGACGTCCGCGACTTCCACGAGCTGCGCGGCAAGGCCGTCGACCCGCTGCCGGAGGAGCTGCCGTACCTGCTGGTGCTGGCACCGCTGACCAAGCTGGGCGGCGACCTCGACTACCTCTCCCAGAAGATGGACTGGACCGTGTCCAGGCCGGTCGGCCGGAACGAGGAGATCACGGCCGAGCTGGAGGTCACCCGGCTGGAGCCGACGGAGGGAATGACGAAGATCGCGTTCGACGCCCGCGTCCGGTGCGGGGACGACATCGTCATCACCGGCCGCAGCAAGGGATTCATCGTCGGCGCCTGAAGGGACTGGCAGCCATGGGCATCACCCGCACCGCCACGCACACGTTCCACTCCGAGCAGATCGACGTCTGCGCCCGCCTGACCGGTGACCTGGGCGCCCACCACATGGGCGGCCACGGCGACCGCCGCATGGCCCAGGGCGCGCTCACCCTCACCGCAGTGCCGCTGCTCGCCGAACCGGGTGTGCACATGCGGGAGCTCTCCTTCACCTTCCTCGCCCCCGTCTTCGCCGGGGACACGGTCTCGGCGAGCGTCTCCGTGCGGGAGGCGGAGAACGCACCGGACGTGCCCGAGGGGCACCTCCTGCTCGACTGCGAGGTGCAGGTCGTGGGCGCCGAGGGCGCGCCCGTCCTGGCCGGCACGGGGGTCGCCGAACTGCCCCGGGAGCTGTTCGACGAACTTGCCAGAGAAGGGAGTTGAGCCATGGCGGGACCGAGCCCGACGAGCGAGCTCAAGCTGCTCAGTCACGACGTCTTCGTTGATCCCTACCCGACCTACGCGCTGCTGCGCGAACACGCACCGGTGCACTGGGACGACCAGCTGCACGGCTACCTGCTCACCCGGTACGACGACGTGCACGCGGCACTGCGCGACCACGAGACGTTCTCCTCCCGGCGCATCGGCCTGCTCGCGGCCCGGGGCGGCGCCGACCCGTCCCCCGCGATGGAGCGCTTCGTCGAGCTCGCCTCGCAGTGGATGTGGATGCTGGACCCGCCCGAGCACACCCGGGTGCGCAAGCTGATGTCCCAGGGCTTCAGCCCCCGGGACGTGCGCCAGGTGGAGCCCCGGGTGGAGGGCATCGTCGCCCGGCTCGTCGACTCACTGCTCGAGCGCGGCAGCTTCGACCTCATCCCCGACCTCAGCCGCGCCGTGCCGATCGGGGTGCTCCTCGCCCTCTACGGCCTCCCGGACGAGGACGGGCCGCTGCTCACCGAGTGGGCGGACACCATGAAGCTGTTCCTCGGCGGCGCGCCCGACCTGCTCGGTACGCACGGCCCGGCCGCCCAGTCGCTGCGGCAGATGATGGAGTACCTCGGCGCGGTGATCGCCGAGCGCCGCCGCAACCCGGGGGACGACCTCATCTCCCGGCTGGCCCAGGCCGAGGAGAACGGCGAGCGGCTCGACGACGAGGAGCTGTGCTCCAACCTCCTCCTGCTGCTCGTGGCCACCTACGAGACGAGCGTCGACATGCTCGGCAACGGCCTGCGCGGCCTGCTCGCCGAGCGCGACCAGTGGGAACTGCTCAAGGCCGAGCCGGACCGCATCCCGGCCGCCGTCGACGAGATCCTGCGCTGGGACGGCCCGGTGCAGCTCACCCACCGGCTGGTGACACGGGACGTCGAGCTGCACGGCACGACGATCCGGCAGGGCCAGCTCGCCTACCTCGTGAGGGGCTCGGCCAACCGCGACCCGGCGCAGTTCAGCGACCCCGACCGGCTCGACGTCACCCGCACCGAGACCGGCCACGTCGCCCTCGGGACCGGCGTGCACTACTGCATCGGCGCCGGGCTGGCCAAGGTCGAAGGGGCCTACGCACTGCGCGAGTTGACGCGGCGCATCCCCGACCTCGCGCTGGACCCGGAGCGCCCGTACCGCTGGCGCGCGGACAACCTGCAGTTCCGCGGCCTGGCCACGCTGCCCGCCACGACCGGAAGACCGTAGCCGGGCGTCCATGGAGACGACAACGGGGGCTGATCTTCATCTTCACCTGGTCGAACTGTCCGCGGTGCACACCGTGGCAGCACACCTGCCGGCCGCGTTACCGGAACCGGAGCGCGCCGCCGTGCACGGCCGGTACGCGCCGGGACACCGCCGCACCCAGGCCGAGGCGTCCCGGCTCCTGGCCGGCGCCGTCCGACGACGCGCCACCGGGCGCCCGCACCTCAACGTGAGCCACGACTCCGGGCTGCTCGCCCTCCTGCAGAGCACCGGCCCCTGCGGCGTCGACGTCGAGGACGCGCCGGAGGGCGAGCTGCGCGAGGTCGCCGACCGCTACTGCGCCGACGCGGACGCGCCCCTGCTCGCCGGGCCGGGCGGGGCCCGACAGCTGTGGGCGGCCAAGGAGAGCGTCGCCAAGGCGCTCGGCCACGGGCTGCGCGCCGGGCTGGCCACCATTCACTTCACCGACCACCCCGGCCTGACCTGGGCTGAGGCCACCTGGCGCGGCGCGGCGACCGGGCTGCGCACCCGCACCCTCGACCTCGGCCGGCGCCACCTGGCGCTCACCACCGAAGCCGCACCCGGTGCCGCACCCGGAGCCGTCCGCCTCACCCGGTGGACGCCCGGGCACCGTGACGGCCGCTGGTCCCTCCGCCCGAGCTCCTCGACGGCGGAACTCCAGGAGATATCGACGTCCGACTGACCACGCGAAACGGGGGCACGTATGGACCAACCGACACTGCACAGCGCGCTGGACACGATGGTCGCCGGGTACGGGGAGGTCACCGTCGACTTCCCCGCCGAGCGGACCGCGCTCTCCCTGCGCGAGCTGAGCACACGCTCGCGCCGCATCGCCGGAAGGCTGCACGACCTCGGCATCCGTACGGGCGACCGCGTCGGCGCCCTGTCCACCAACGAACCCGACTTCCTCCTGCTGTTCTTCGCGCTCAGCCGGCTCGGGGCGTGCGTCTGCCCCCTCCCGATGAACGCCCGGGAGGCCGACACCGCCAAACTGGTCAGCGTGCTGGACGACGCCGGCATCAAGGACGTCCTGATCTCGGGCCGGCTGACGCCGATGCTGCCGTTCATCGAGGAGGCACTGCCGGGCCGCCGGGTCCTGCCGGCCTCGGAGACGCTGGTCGACGGTGACCGCGAGGTGGACGGCGCGGAGGTGGGAACCGAACGCGAGATCGTCCTCCAGTACACCTCGGGCAGCACCTCCTACCCGAAGGGCGTCCGGCTCACCCACGCGGGCGTGCTGACCTGCCTGCGCGCGATCCGCGACGGGATCGCGCTCACGCCCGCCGACCGGAACTCCAGCTGGCTGCCGCTCTTCCACGACATGGGCCTCTTCGGCACGCTGACCGGCATCCTCACCGGCGTCCCGTGCACGATCTGGCGGCCCTCGGCCTTCGTCAAGGACCCGGCCGGCTGGCTGCGGCGGTTCGCCGAGGGCGGCTACACCATCAGCCCGATGCCCAACTTCGCCTACGACTACCTGGTGGACGCGGTACCGGCCGAGGAGGCGGCGTCCTACGACCTGTCCCGGTGGCGGGTCGCGTTCAACGGCGCCGAGCCGATCGCCGTCGACTCGCTGGAGGCGTTCTTCCAGCACTTCGCCCCGGCCCGTTTCGATCCCCGCACGATGCTGACGGTCTACGGCCTGGCCGAGGCCACGCTCGCGGTCACCTTCCCGCCGCTGGAACGCGCACCGCGCTGGGAGTGGGTCGACCGCACGGCCCTGGCCGAGCGCGGCACCGCCGTGCCGGTCGACCGGACGGCACCGGGCGCGCGCGGCGTCGT contains the following coding sequences:
- a CDS encoding AMP-binding protein; its protein translation is MDQPTLHSALDTMVAGYGEVTVDFPAERTALSLRELSTRSRRIAGRLHDLGIRTGDRVGALSTNEPDFLLLFFALSRLGACVCPLPMNAREADTAKLVSVLDDAGIKDVLISGRLTPMLPFIEEALPGRRVLPASETLVDGDREVDGAEVGTEREIVLQYTSGSTSYPKGVRLTHAGVLTCLRAIRDGIALTPADRNSSWLPLFHDMGLFGTLTGILTGVPCTIWRPSAFVKDPAGWLRRFAEGGYTISPMPNFAYDYLVDAVPAEEAASYDLSRWRVAFNGAEPIAVDSLEAFFQHFAPARFDPRTMLTVYGLAEATLAVTFPPLERAPRWEWVDRTALAERGTAVPVDRTAPGARGVVSVGSPVLGMRLRVAGPEEGAVAGEREVGEVQLRGPSVTAGYVDDTGTLAQPFTEDGWLCTGDLGYLADGELFITGRAKEMLILRGTNYYPDDVESAVRTDEAVHRRRCVAFVHQADDGGASGPSGPSEYMVLVAETGRPEAEHPELTARLRTLVRTALGLDELRVVLAAPDSLPRTTSGKLQRLTARKAYAEEQAEGGN